Sequence from the uncultured Draconibacterium sp. genome:
TGATATTCATGAATTTTCATATATATTAATTGTTTGTCGTCGAAAGCCAACTATAACCGGACCAGAAGCAAAAACATGGTTTCAACACTAGTTCATTAACTAATTGACTTTCAGTTTTTAAAAATTAATGTTAAATGTAACGATTATTTAACCGTTAAACCCTTCATTTTGTTTTGAAATTTTATGACTTACAACACATTTTTTCTGTAACAAAAATCACTTGATTGTAAAATTCTGCTAAAACAGAAATGCTGTACTGAGCCACTTCTTTTTTTTCAGTAGATTTGCAGCACTTAAAACAGATTACAATGAAGGAAGCGATCAGACAAGTTATTGAACATGAAGCAAAAGCCATTCAGGCTATTCCGGTAGAAGATGGGATGCTTGATGCTATTGAATTGATACACCGCCAGGTACACCAAAAGAATGGAAAACTGGTTACCAGCGGAATGGGAAAAGCCGGGCAAATTGCAGCAAATATTGCAACCACATTTAGCTCAACCGGAACACCGGCGGTTTTTCTTCACCCCAGCGAATCGCAACACGGCGACCTTGGAGTGCTACAACAAAACGATGTTTTACTGGTGATTTCAAACTCGGGAAAAACCCGCGAAATTATTGAGCTGATTGAGCTGGCAGAAAATTTATATGCAGGAATTCCGCTGATCGTTATTTCGAGTAATCCTGAAGGTGTGCTGGCAAAAAATGCCGACGCTTTTATTTACACCGGAAACCCGCAGGAAGTTTGCCCGCTGGGACTTTCTCCTACAACATCCACCACCGTAATGACCGTAATTGGCGATGCACTGGTGGTATCGATGATGAACAAAATTGGTTTTACCAACGACGATTATGCCAAACGCCACCACGGTGGTTATTTGGGTAGCAAATCGCGTTTACAGGCCAAGACAGAGAAGAAGGATTGATAAAAGATTGAGTAGATTGATTTAAGATTTTTAACCCGAAATTGAAGATGAGAATTACAAAAGAAAATACTGTTGGATTAGTTATCGATATTCAGGAGCGGCTGATTGCTGCCATGAACGATAAAGAAACACTGCTAAAAAATTGTGAAACACTAACGCAGGGTTTAAAAGAGCTGGAAGTGCCTATGCTGGTATCGCAACAATACACAAAAGGATTGGGCGAAACTGTGCCCGAAATTCAGGCTGCTTTTGATGAGTTCAGCTACTTTGAAAAGAAAGACTTTAGCTGTTACGATGTTCCTGAGATAGCTGAAAAATTAAAAGAACTGAACGCAAAAAACATCATCATTTGTGGAATTGAATCGCACGTGTGTGTACTGCAAACTGCGGTTGATTTAAAAGCTGCCGGTTTAAACCCTATCGTTGTTATGGATTGTGTTTCATCGCGCACCGCTGCTAATGTTGAGTTGGCAAAAGAGCGTTTCCGTTTCGAAGGAATTATGATGAGCTCGTACGAATCGATCCTCTTTGAATTAACAGGTTCAGCCGGCGATCCTTCGTTCCGTGCCATTTCAAAACTCGTAAAATAGAAAACACCATAGTCATCGCCTGCGTCAATTCAGGCGATGACATTTAATAAAACACTATGCTCGAAATTTGCGCCATCGCATCAGGAAGTAACGGAAACTGCTATTACATTGGAAATGAAAACTCGGCAATTTTAGTGGATGCCGGAATTTCTACCAAGCAGATTCTGAATCGAATGAAAGAACGCGGTCTGGATGCAAGCAAGTTACGGGCGCTTTTTATTACCCACGAACACAGCGACCACATGCGCGGTGCACGGGTTATGGGGAAACGACTTCAGATTCCGGTGTACATGACCGCCAAAACCTACGATGGTTCGTATAAAAATCTTCGGCCCGATTACCCACGGTTTTTTACCTGCGATGAAACGATCGAGGTGGATGATTTTACTGTTCACCCGGTACAAAAATTCCACGATGCTGCCGACCCGTGTTCATTCAGAATTAGCTACAACGACATTAACATTGGCGTTTTTACCGACATTGGTGAAGCGTGCGAAAATGTAAAAGAGCATGTTGCAAAATGTAATGCTTTATTCCTGGAATCGAACTACGATGAAAAAATGCTTTGGGAAGGCCGCTATCCTCAATTCCTAAAAGAAAGAGTTGCATCTAATGTTGGGCACCTCTCGAACGACCAGGCTTTTGAACTGCTGGATAAACATACCAACGGTGAATTGAGATGCGTCTTTCTGAGCCACATATCAAAAGACAATAACACGCATAAAAAAGCTTTGGAAACAATGCAGCCTCTCACTGATCGATTCGAAATAAATATTGCATCGCGCTTTGAAGCCTCGGAAGTTTATCAGCTTACATCCACTGCTGGTCATAAAAAACAAATCCCGAACAATCCTCAAAATTTAAAACTGCAGTTTCCTGAGTTTTAACCGGCCATAAAAGCAGGATTGAGTCTTATTCGAGATTCGATGCTATCCGGAATTTCTTCCGCAATTCCAAATTCAATTGCAAATTAGCTTTTGATTTTGATATAATTAGCCATTCAATAAATTATCGCTTAAAGCTTGTAGCGTTTCCTTTTTATTTTGAGTTGGTATCAGAATAGAAATATTGTGATTACTACCACCGTACGATATCATACGAATAGGAATACCATCAAGTGCCTTAAATACCTTCGGGGCAAAACCTTGTTCTTCCTGGATGATATCGCCAACAATACAAACGATAGTCATATCCTGATCGAACACAACAGTACCATAATTATCCAGTTCCTCTTTTATTGAATCAAGGTTCCGGGTATCGTCAATCGTTAAGGAAACAGCCACCTCCGAAGTTGATATCATGTCGATAGGCGTACGGAAATCGGCAAATACTTTAAAGATTTTCGACAGGAAACCATAGGCATTTAACATCCTTCCCGAGCGAATCTTTATTGCGGTAATTCCGTCTTTTGCAGCAACAGCCTTAATTCCACGTCCATTCGATTCTGCGGTAATAAGTGTACCGTTGTCAGTTGGATTCATGGTGTTTTTCAGGCGAACCGGAATGTTCTGAACACGCGCCGGCAAAACCGTTTGCGGATGCAGAATTTTTGCTCCGAAAAAGGCCAGCTCAGCCGCTTCGTTAAACGACAACTGATCGATTTTTTTGGTATTGTCAACAAAGCGGGGATCGTTGTTGTGAAATCCGTCGATATCTGTCCAAATCTGAATTTCATCAGCATCAATGGCTGCACCAATTAACGAAGCAGTGTAATCACTACCACCGCGCTGCAGGTTATTTATTTCACCGTCGGCGTCTCTGCAAATAAATCCCTGGGTGATATAATACTTCGCTTCGCCCACCTCTTTCAATACGGTCTTAATATGCTCGCGAATGTAATTCAGGTCGGCAGCTTTATCCTCATCAATTTTCATAAAATCAAGAGCCGGCAACAACTTTGTATCATGGCCATTTTCGTTCATCAGCAAGGTTACCAGGTTAGTTGATATAATCTCGCCCTGCGCCAGAATTGTATTTTCGCCAACTTCGCTAAAAGTGCCCGATGTAAATGATTTTATCGTTTGAAAAACATCTTTAATGATCTTTAATCCCTTCTTCTTGTTTTCTTCGGAAGTAAAAAGTTCAGCAACTACCTTTTTATAATTTTCCTCCAGGTTCCCAATAAAAATACGTGCGGTATCCTTATTCTTCTTCTTAAGATAATTTGAAATTTCTACCAAAGAATTGGTTGTTCCTGACATAGCTGATAACACAACTATCTTTTGCTCTCCATCGGTTACCAAATCCATAACAGCCCTCATGTTCTCGGGCGAGCCAACCGATGTACCTCCGAATTTTAAAACTTTCATTTCTTTCTTTTTCAAAAATTTAGTGGTGCAAATATGAAGAATTTTTAAATCATTAGAAAAGCTTTCTCTTAAACGTGCATATTTATTCAGTCTTTTTGCATATTTATTAACGTTTTGCTATGATAAGTATCACATTCAGGCTTAAAAACCATTCTTACGCAAGCGGTACATTTGGCAAAAAACTAAATCAGTACCAAAATGAAACGTATCTTTCTATTAACCGTTATTTACCTTTTTTCCTTATCCGCGATTCATGCGCAAGACGAATCGTCCTATTTTCTCATTAGTAAATCGGAGGAATCAGTAGCCGAAGGAATCGCTAAAATTAAATCAGCACTGTCTGAATCGGGCTTCAGAGTAATTGGCGATTATCATCCTGCCCAATCAGAGAATTTAGCTGTTGTTTGTTACACTCACCCAAAACTGGAAGAAATTGCGCTTGGTTTCAGCGACCGCGGGGCATTGGCATCGGCACTAAAAATTGGATTGAAAAAACAAGGAGAAACGCTCAATATTAGCATGGTAAATCCGATGTATTTATTTTTCGCCTACTTTGTTGATGGTGTGGATAAGCAAGAAGATGCGTTACGCAAAATATCAGATCAGGCAATTGAAGCCATGCAAAAAATTGGCACACTAAAAGAACCTTTTGGCGGAACATTGGAAAAGAACAAGTTGCAAAAATACCACTACAAGGTAATGATGCCTTATTTTACCGATGCCGAAGAGCTGAGAACATTCGATTCGTTTGATGAAGGTTTAAAAACCATCCGGCAAAACCTGGAGGCAGGCAAAGGAGAAACTGAAAAAGTTTACGAGTTGGCTTATTCCGATAAGAACGTGGCCGTTTGGGGTGTTGCATTAAAAAATGCAGAAGACGGAGAAGCCCATTTTTTACCAATAATAGGCGACGATCATATGGCAGCAATGCCCTACGAAATCATTCTTCAGGGAAATACAGCAAGCATACTTCCGGGAAAATACCGGATTGCATTGCATTGGCCCGAACTTACCATGGGTACATTTATGAAAATTATGAGTACACCGGGCGACATTAAAAAGTCAATGGAAAAACTGACGGAATAAAAAAGTAGAGGCAGTTCAAAAAGCCCTTGTTTCGTCATCCTGAACTTGTTTCAGGATTTTTAAACTACTTGTAAATAGTGAAGTCAGATTCTGAAATGAATTCAGAATGACGTTATTTACAACTTTTTGAACAGCTTAATTTCTATAATAACTTTTCAATAAAAAATTCAACCACATCTTTACCCGACGGATCTGAAATTCCGATGGCAGGAGCATAAACAATTGCCTCGGCACCAACTTCTTCGGCACGGTCTTTTAGCGCTTTTGCATGCAAGGGATGATGATGCAATTCATCTTCGTTGGTTGGGATGCCACCTTCGTAATGATTGAACACAAAAAACGGCACGGCATCTTTTGTCATTTTAGTCAGGAAATCAAGTTCTGAGCGAATTTCATTTTGTGTAAACAGATCGATTCCCTCTGCCGATTTCAGGCCAAAAACACGGGCGATGGTCAACAAATCCTCAGTACTTTGATACGGTGGAATACCAATCAACTCGGGCCAGCGTAAAATGTCGTAAGTAGATTGCGTGGAGAACGCTGCAGCGCACGAAATAATAGTTGATTCCCGCAACACCGAATCGTCACTTTCGGCATCAGCCATATCATCCGAAAACGCGAGCCACAATGAAGTTCCGGCTCCGGCTGAACCTCCACTGCAGGCAATGCGATTTTTATCGATATTATATTTTTCGGCGTTGGCCCGGATATATTGCAGGCAGCGCTTTGAGTCGTTCATGCTACCGAGAACTCCGTATGGCGGCTCGCTCATAAAACGGTAATTAATGCTGGCAATTGAAATACCGGCATCGAGCAAACGTACCCAGTCTTCCGAATCGTAATACCTGCTTTTATCGCCACCAATAAAACCACCACCATGAATATACATTACAAGCGGAGTTGGTTGATCTGAATCGGCGAGCCATATGTCAAAAGTATTGCGTTCATGATCGCCGTATCGTTCGTTGGCAAAATTTGCAGGCACGCCTTCAGCATTTATAGCTTTAGGTAAATCTATATTTTCGGTCATTTTTGTTTTAGTTTTATTGGTAATTCCGCAAATTGTGTGGCTAGTACATTCTTAGTGGTTGCCCAATTTGCAATACGGAGTTTTCCGAAATATTGTTCAGGCGGCACAACTGGTTAATCGGAGTTTTAAACTTTCGTGAGATAACCCAAAGCGAATCGCCCGAGCGCACCTTGTAATATTCGGGCACGGCTACGTTTGTCGAGTACCCTTTTGGTTTTAGCTTTTTATGCAGTGCCATCAAACTCTCTGTATCAAAAGCGTCTTCGCGTATTTTGTCTTCTTTAAAATCAAAAACCAGTTCGGGATCGAAAGGTTGTGCGTTTTCTCGCATTTCAAAATGCAGGTGTGGCCCCCGCGCACGGCCTGTACTTCCGGCAAGTCCTATTGGTTCGCCTTTTTCTACGGTATCGCCTTTTCGTTTCAGAAACTTTGAAAGATGCGCATAGTATGTTTGAATATTGTTCCGGTGCTGAACTACAACCAGGTTTCCAAAACCATAACCCCAGTTCGAACGGGCAATAACACCGCTTTGCGTTGCCACCACGGTATCGCCCTTATTCATTTTTATATCGGTGCCGTAATGCATGCGCCCCGAGCGCGGACCAAAACGACTGATAATATATCCATCATTCCCCGGAACAATAAACTGCTCCAGGTAACCTTTTTGTGCCGATTCGGGAAAGCAGTCTAATGAAGCCCTCAACCCCTCTGTATTTATGGGTTTTGCCACATTTGGCACATCCAAAGTGTTAACCATTCTACTTTGCCCGAAAGCAACAGACACTGCAAAAAGCAGCAAACAAAAAATTCCCCCTCGTCTAATTATCATGCTACAAAAAAAGTCAAAAGATTCTGGAATTGAAAACGACAAAGCAGGAAGATTATTCTGCGGTGAAACAATTTCTGCTGTTTTAAATCTGAAGTTATTACGACAATCCGCTGGCAAAAGGAGAATCCGCACTGTTTTTCACCTTTTTCTCATGGCAAAAATTTCATTCTTGTGCTCATTTCATGTTAACAAATATGCTGAAGAGCCGGAAAAAAAGCACCTTCGAAAAATCATGCTTATCTTTGCAGTACTAACTAAAACAGAACTGATCGCCTGTATTATATTTCAACAAAAAAATAGAATAAAGATGATTTATTTGGCAGATACCGCAGACATTCAGGCATTAAAAGATCTATACGATTTTTTCCCGTTGACAGGAGTAACCACAAATCCTACCATTTTAAAACAATCGGGGTTAAAACTTTCCGAAGCCATTCAAAACATCATTGATATTGTTGGCAAAGGCAGTATTCACGTTCAGGTGATGAGCAACAAGGCCGAAGAAATGGTTAAAGAGGCAAAAACCTACAAAAGTTATTTTAACCTGGGCGATAATTTTTACGCTAAAATTCCGGTATCGATAGAAGGTTACAAAGCCATGCGCATACTAAAAGATGCTAGCATAAACGTAACGGCAACGGCTATTTTTACACAGCAACAGGCATTGGTGGCATCGCGTGCCGGAGCCGATTTTGTTGCGCCATACGTTAGCCGATTGGACAACATTTCGTCGCATGGAATTGAGGTAGTTGGCGACATTGTGAAAAATACCAAAGAATTTAACCTGGACACCAAAGTACTGGCAGCCAGCTTTAAAACGGTCGACCAGATTCACCGCGTAAGCATGGCCGGAGCACAGTCGGCAACGATCAGCCCCGAGTTGCTTTTCCAACTGATAAAGCACCCGATGACCGACATCAGCATCGCGCAGTTTGAAAAAGACGGTGAAGGATTATACAATATTTTTTAGTAAAATTAGCGGCTAATTCCTGAAAGCAATTCATCCTTATTCCCCATAATAATGTGTGGATTGCTTTTGGGGTTGAGCCATTTTAGTACCCTTAGCATATTCTCTTCGCTTATGGCCACACACCCTGCCGTTGACTCGTTGCCGGTTTTATTCAGATGAAAAAAGATGGCACTTCCTTTTCCTTTTACTACCGGATTTGTGTTGTATTCAATTACCATACAGTATTTGTAGGCATCGCTTTTTAGCAGCAGATTTTCGTAGGATTGTGCATCGGTTTCGCCCTGTACGTACTGATTGTAATTTTCCGACTCCGCGTCGTCGATCCATTTATCCTCAGCAGTAGTTTTCTGATACGGCATTTTTGTATCGGCGCTATCCAGGTACGTAAACAATTGCCCCAGCGCAAAAATACCTGTTGGTGATTTACCGTCGCCTTCAACTTTTTCGGTAGTTGGAGCAAAACCATTTTTGCCAATACCTGCCGGCATCACTTCAAAAACCGCTTGCCAGCCCTGCTTTGTTTTTTCGTAAGCCAGCAAATTTGCATGATGATCATCGGGAGCAGAATTAAAAACCACCAAAGCCTGACGCACATCCGGCCGATCCTGCCATTGTATACTTTCAATAATTTTTTGTCCCACTTTTTCCGGTTTCTCCGGAGCTGTTTTACAAGCTGCCATCGCAAAAAGAAACACGAATAGAAATGCTAATTTGTTATACTTCCGAATCATTAAGAGGCAAAGTAAACATAAATTTGCTTCCTTTTCCAACTTCGCTTTCAACACTAATTTTTCCTCCATGTCTCTCAACAAATTCTTTACATAGCACCAGCCCCAGCCCGGTGCCCTTCTCTCCATTTGTTCCCCGGGTAACATCAGTGCTTTCAATGCTAAAAATACTTTTCAGTTTCTCTTCAGCTATTCCTATTCCGTTGTCCTTGATTTTCACTTCGCACCACCCGTTTTGTTTTGATACTGAAACGGCTATTTCGCCATCGCGATGCGTAAACTTCACGGCATTGGCAATCAGGTTACGCATAATTGTTGAGAACATATTCACATCGGCATTGGCAACAAGTTCTTCTTTTGCATACACTTCAATCAGTATATTCTTTTTCAACGCTGCCTCATCATGAAAACGTAATAAGTCCCTGATTTTTTCGGTAACATTTATGGGCTCGGGATGAAATGAGATGGCATTTCGTTGCAACCTTGCCCAGGTTAACAGATTACCCAACAAGTCGTTAGCCTGTATCGACGATTTATAAATATTTGATATGTGGTGTTCCTTACCGGTTTCATCCATGTTCTTGAAACTCATCAGCAAATTTTCGGAGAAACCAATGATGATATTAAAATGATTACGAAGATCGTGCCCGATAATGGAGAAGAACTTGTCTTTTGTACGGTTTAACTCGTTCAATTCTTTGTTTTTAGCCGTAATTATTTCGTTCTGTTCTTTAATTTGAATTGTACGTTCCAACACCTTTTTCTCCAACCTTACTTTCTCCAGTTTCAAACGTCGTTCGCGTAGTTTAATAAATGTCCAGATACCCAAAACAATCAATATAAAATAAGCCAGGTAAGCCGTTTTACTGCGCCACCACGGAGGAAGTACCACAATTTGCAGGCTCACTCCTTCCTCATTCCAAACACCGTCGTTATTTGATCCTTTAACCGAAAAAGTATACTCTCCGGCAGGCAAAGCAAAAAACGGAACAAACTTCCGGTTTTCAATCTCATTCCAGTCGTTTGAAATGCCTTCCATTTTATAGGCATAACTGTTTTTGTTCGCATTGGTAAACTCAAGAGCGGCAAATTCAATGGTAAACGATTGTACATCGTGTTTTAAAACCACCTTCGATTCTGTTGCGATATTAATTTCGTGCTGTTGATTATTGCTGGTGGCAGAAAACGCAGTAAAAACTATATTGGGCGCATAGGGATTGCCTTTTAACGAATCGGGGTAAAACGTGTTAAAGCCATTCATCCCTCCAAACAGCAGTTCGCCATCGGCGGAACAAAAAGCGGCACGCAGATTAAATTCAGAGCTTTGCAAACCATCTTCGGGTGTAAAAACCTGAATTTTATTTTTATTCAGGTCGTACCTGCACAAACCGTTGCCGGTGGCAAACCACAAATCCTGATTCTTGTCTTCAACAATCTCGTAAATGTAATTACTGGGCAAGCCATCTTTCTCATACAAGTAGCTAAACTGCTGTGTGTTTTTATCAAAAATATTAAGCGCCGCATTGGTCCCAATCCAAATCCTACGGCGGCTGTCTTCGCACAACGAAATAACAAAATCGCTACTCAGCTCTCCTTCTGCTTTGTTGTAATGTATCAGCTTATCTGTTTCCGAATTATAGACATCTACCCCACCAATGGTGGCCATCCAGATCATTCCGTCAGAATCTTCCAACAAGGTATAAACCAGGTTCGAACTAATTTTCCTCGAAGCCTCGGCCTGCTGATCAAACCGTACAACTTCTGCTGATTTTTTGTCGACAAGATAAACGCCAACCGAAGTTCCGATCCAGTAACGATCGTCTTTATCCTGAATGATGTGATAAATACGTGTTCCTTCAAATGCAGGCCAATCGGGGCGATTATAAAATTGCCGCCAATCTTCAAACAACCTTTTCTGTCGATTCCAAATAAATATTCCATCACGTGTTCCTAACCAAATATCGCGCTCATGATCTTTAAAAAACACATGTACAAAATCGTTGGGGAGGTAATGATTGCCTGTCTCCTGCGATGAAAAATGTTCGACTTCATTACTTTCGGTATCAACAATATTTAATCCTTGTCCCCAGTTACCGATCCACAATTTACCATCGTCGTTTTTTAACATTCCGGCAATTACATTTCCCAACAAATCGATTGACGCCGGCGAATTACTGCGCCGGTAAAGCCGGAATTTATCCATCTTTAAATCGGTTTTGCTAATACCGGACAGAGTACCAACCCACAGGTTTTCCGATTTATCAATCAATAAACTCTGAATAATATTGTGTGCCAGTCCGCTGTTTTCCGAGGTTAAATTTTCAATGGAATATCGCCCGTTATCTTCTGATAGAATAAAAATTCCATTGCCTTCGGTACCTACAATCATTTTCCCGGTTTTAGTTTCAACGATGCTACGAACACAGTTGCGAAACCAAAATCCCTTGCCCGATGTAAGTATAAAAACCTGCTCTTCAAAAACGTACTTATCACGATTAAAAAGATACAAACCTTCTGTTGTTCCGGCCCATATCCGGGATTTCGAATCCTGAAACAACCCGGTAACACTCGTTTGCTGCAATGTATCGCCGTTACCGGATAAAAACGGGTAGCAAGTAAATTCTTCTTCCGGAAATGAAAAGACCGCGATACCTTCCGTGCATCCTGTCCAGAGTGTGCCATCGTTATCTTCCAATACCGGAAGTTGTACATCTTTTATGGCAGGATCGAAAGGAATTTTGCTTTGAAAATGTGTAAAATGTTTCGCTTCTGAGTCGGAAACAGAAAGCACCGGTGGCGTGTGCACAAGTATTTGCCCGTTGCTTAAAAGCAGGTTATTATAACTGTGAGTGCTAACCTCCGGATCGTAACCGGTATGATAATTTATTCGTTCAAAAATATCTTTGTCGCGCAGGTACTTATTTAGTCCTCCTTTGGTACCGATCCACAAATTCCCCTGCCGATCCTCAGAAATGGCATAAATCCAGTTATTGGAAATGGAAAGAGAATCGTTTGGCAGATAACGATAAACCCTGAAATTTTCTCCATCAAAACGGTTTAGTCCGTTTTGCGTACCAATCCAGATAAAACCCAGGGAATCCTGAAACAAACAGTTAACCACACTTTGCGACAGCCCTTCGTTGATGGAATAATTTGAAAAAGTAAGTTCGCTGGGGAAAGCATATGACAGCAGCGCAAAGTTTAAGATCAGAAGACAGCACAATCGTTTCATGGCAAAACAAATAAATTACTATTGGTTAACCAGCGCAATGCGAAGTTCGTGATAAGTTGGGTTATTTCCAAAAATTTCGATTATACGAAAAATCAACGCTACGTATTCTAATCATTGATGTGCTCCCAATAACTCAAGCCAATCCGCAGCTCGCCATAACTTACTTCGTTACCAAAATGGCCTTTTGCTGTTCCAAAGGATTTGTCCTCTGTTTTTTCAAAATAGTCGGCTATTTTTTTCAGTTTCGTTTCGTCTACCAAACGTGTTGCCTCCAGCTCTCCCAGTTTTATGTAATGTGCCAAATGGCTCTCAATGGTATTTGCCGAAAGGGCGCGTTCTTTTGCAATCTCGTCAATGGATTTCCCTGAATTGAACAACTCGAAACTGAGCAGCTTGGTATCTACTTTTTCCTTCTTTTCCTTTTTGGGTTCCTGAAGTGGAATCTCCCCTTTTTCAATTTTATTTTCGTTACAATAATGCTGAATAATAGCTGTTATCCCGGCACCAAACTGCGTTATTTTCCGAGGTCCCAAACCATTAATCAGTTTTAATGCTGCCGCGTCGGTTGGCAGATATGTTACCAGCGCATAGAGTACCTTTTGCGAGAAGATCATAAAAGGAGGAATTTCCAATTCGCCGGCTTTTTCCGTTCGGAAGTTGCGCAATTGCTCAAACAATTCGGGGTTTGGTATATTTTCAAAATCAGTAATTTCTTTAGCCTTTTGTTTTCCTGAAGACTTGCTTTGTTTTACAAGCGTTTTGGCACGCGAGTCCATCAGGCGTTTTACGTCAAACCCTTCGAGGCACGATTCAAATGCAGTCAGTTTCAATTGGGTGTCATCTTTCAGATCGTTCACGTAACGTTTCATCTGGCGTTTTATCTCCTTGTTATCAATATCCAGATCTATCTTTTTAATTCCGTCGGCCAAAATATGCTGTACCTTTTCGCCAAAATAAGCAGCCGCTTTTTTTGTGCGCTCCTGCAAAACATCGTTTTTATAAACATCAGGTTGTTG
This genomic interval carries:
- a CDS encoding two-component regulator propeller domain-containing protein, encoding MKRLCCLLILNFALLSYAFPSELTFSNYSINEGLSQSVVNCLFQDSLGFIWIGTQNGLNRFDGENFRVYRYLPNDSLSISNNWIYAISEDRQGNLWIGTKGGLNKYLRDKDIFERINYHTGYDPEVSTHSYNNLLLSNGQILVHTPPVLSVSDSEAKHFTHFQSKIPFDPAIKDVQLPVLEDNDGTLWTGCTEGIAVFSFPEEEFTCYPFLSGNGDTLQQTSVTGLFQDSKSRIWAGTTEGLYLFNRDKYVFEEQVFILTSGKGFWFRNCVRSIVETKTGKMIVGTEGNGIFILSEDNGRYSIENLTSENSGLAHNIIQSLLIDKSENLWVGTLSGISKTDLKMDKFRLYRRSNSPASIDLLGNVIAGMLKNDDGKLWIGNWGQGLNIVDTESNEVEHFSSQETGNHYLPNDFVHVFFKDHERDIWLGTRDGIFIWNRQKRLFEDWRQFYNRPDWPAFEGTRIYHIIQDKDDRYWIGTSVGVYLVDKKSAEVVRFDQQAEASRKISSNLVYTLLEDSDGMIWMATIGGVDVYNSETDKLIHYNKAEGELSSDFVISLCEDSRRRIWIGTNAALNIFDKNTQQFSYLYEKDGLPSNYIYEIVEDKNQDLWFATGNGLCRYDLNKNKIQVFTPEDGLQSSEFNLRAAFCSADGELLFGGMNGFNTFYPDSLKGNPYAPNIVFTAFSATSNNQQHEINIATESKVVLKHDVQSFTIEFAALEFTNANKNSYAYKMEGISNDWNEIENRKFVPFFALPAGEYTFSVKGSNNDGVWNEEGVSLQIVVLPPWWRSKTAYLAYFILIVLGIWTFIKLRERRLKLEKVRLEKKVLERTIQIKEQNEIITAKNKELNELNRTKDKFFSIIGHDLRNHFNIIIGFSENLLMSFKNMDETGKEHHISNIYKSSIQANDLLGNLLTWARLQRNAISFHPEPINVTEKIRDLLRFHDEAALKKNILIEVYAKEELVANADVNMFSTIMRNLIANAVKFTHRDGEIAVSVSKQNGWCEVKIKDNGIGIAEEKLKSIFSIESTDVTRGTNGEKGTGLGLVLCKEFVERHGGKISVESEVGKGSKFMFTLPLNDSEV